Proteins from one Planctomyces sp. SH-PL62 genomic window:
- a CDS encoding YicC/YloC family endoribonuclease has protein sequence MLLSMTGFGEARAQDATLSVAAEVRAVNNRHLKITAKVTDPYGSLEPELEQLVRERVRRGAVQVSIRIDRPRKTGDYQLNATALTGYRDQLQSLDGAPVALVSLLGLPGIIEELKPAAPDVAADWPVIARVAAEALANFEAARAREGAAMAAELLAQSRAIREALAQVGDRAPLLVQAYQKRLTERVQALVQEHGVAVEAKDLIREIAILADRSDVSEELVRMRAHLDQYEEIVDAPESGGRKLEFVVQEMGREVNTVGSKSNDVEISRLVVEIKASLERIRELVQNVE, from the coding sequence TTGCTGCTCAGCATGACCGGATTCGGGGAAGCCCGGGCCCAGGACGCGACCCTGTCGGTCGCCGCGGAGGTCCGCGCGGTGAACAACCGCCACCTCAAGATCACCGCCAAGGTCACCGACCCCTACGGCTCCCTGGAGCCCGAGCTTGAACAGCTCGTCCGCGAGCGCGTCCGCCGCGGCGCGGTCCAGGTTTCGATCCGCATCGACCGGCCCCGCAAGACCGGCGACTATCAACTGAACGCCACGGCCCTCACCGGCTACCGCGACCAGCTCCAGAGCCTGGACGGGGCCCCGGTCGCGCTGGTCTCCCTGCTGGGCCTGCCGGGGATCATCGAGGAGCTGAAGCCGGCCGCCCCCGACGTCGCCGCCGACTGGCCCGTGATCGCCCGCGTCGCCGCCGAGGCCCTGGCGAACTTCGAGGCCGCGAGGGCCCGCGAGGGGGCGGCGATGGCCGCCGAGCTGCTCGCCCAGTCCCGCGCGATCCGCGAGGCCCTGGCCCAGGTCGGCGATCGCGCCCCGCTGCTAGTCCAGGCCTACCAGAAGCGGCTGACCGAGCGGGTGCAGGCCCTCGTCCAGGAGCACGGCGTCGCCGTCGAGGCCAAGGACCTGATCCGCGAGATCGCCATCCTGGCCGACCGCAGCGACGTCTCCGAGGAACTGGTCCGGATGCGCGCCCACCTGGACCAGTACGAGGAGATCGTGGACGCCCCCGAGAGCGGCGGCCGGAAGCTCGAATTCGTCGTTCAGGAGATGGGCCGCGAGGTCAACACCGTGGGCTCGAAGTCCAACGACGTCGAGATCAGCCGGCTCGTCGTCGAGATCAAGGCGAGCCTCGAACGGATCCGGGAACTGGTGCAGAACGTCGAATGA
- a CDS encoding FtsK/SpoIIIE family DNA translocase: protein MLLRQRLYRSAPGLAFLIVNLFLALSLAGYDPADALRRTGDAATTTAAVAVANPCGPVGAKLAETAYQTFGWASWLGLAALAALNLLVARGRRIHDAIVPAVGLLLVLIVAAALVDKFGAHFRPSAPVGPGGYAGALAVAALESHFGLAGLLLILFAAALLGAALCQEMLVTIPAQELSALLPGLSRRRRRELAPVGHVGVPALAEWQSAPAPLGVEQAPRQALTRGAVVTEVASRPGPIVQRGPSVPATRAPQASAPSTAVAHTGPAYPRIDPDSPFQLPPFELLEPSSPAPVQEHEAQVHARAMLLERTLLDFGFQVRVVQIDTGPVITQFEIELEAGLRVSRVASLADDLAIALAVQTVRIVAPIPGKTTVGIEVPNEHRTMVRLGEVIEGVAASSGKTRIPLFLGKDVKGTPMAFDMADMPHLLIAGRTGTGKSVCLNAMILSILMTRRPDEVKMIMIDPKVVELSQFKKIPHLMHPVVTDMKKAESILAWACDKMDERYGYLARAGVRNIASFNALGPDEILSRMQPEDDEEAQRIPTFMPYIVIVADEIAELMMTAGKEVEQHIVRLAQKSRAVGMHLILATQKPTVDVVTGLIKGNMPARIAFQVASRSDSRVVLDEMGADKLLGNGDMLFLIPGTSQIVRAQGTYVSDAELNRVTDYLSQYPAEYSREMMQLKVGGGPSGKDRGAALKERDDLYEPAIEIVIREGRGSCSLLQRALGIGYGRASRLIDFMAEDGIVGEFKSGSAREVLYTWEDWEAMKGNGPGGDEAGDSNGAAA, encoded by the coding sequence ATGCTTCTGCGACAGCGCCTCTACCGCTCGGCCCCCGGACTCGCCTTCCTCATCGTCAACCTGTTCCTGGCCCTGAGCCTCGCCGGCTACGACCCGGCCGACGCGCTCCGCCGGACCGGCGACGCCGCGACGACGACCGCCGCGGTCGCGGTCGCGAATCCCTGCGGCCCGGTGGGGGCGAAGCTGGCCGAGACGGCCTACCAGACCTTCGGCTGGGCGTCGTGGCTCGGCCTGGCGGCGCTGGCGGCTCTCAATCTGCTGGTCGCCCGCGGCCGTCGCATCCACGACGCGATCGTCCCGGCCGTCGGCCTGCTCCTGGTCCTGATCGTGGCCGCCGCCCTGGTCGACAAGTTCGGGGCGCACTTCCGCCCCAGCGCCCCGGTCGGCCCCGGAGGCTACGCCGGCGCGCTGGCCGTGGCCGCGCTGGAGAGCCACTTCGGCCTCGCGGGCCTGCTCCTGATCCTCTTCGCCGCCGCCCTGCTCGGCGCGGCGCTCTGTCAGGAGATGCTGGTCACGATCCCCGCCCAGGAGCTTTCCGCGCTGCTCCCCGGCCTGTCGCGGCGTCGCCGTCGCGAACTCGCCCCGGTCGGCCACGTCGGGGTCCCGGCCCTGGCCGAATGGCAGTCGGCCCCCGCCCCCCTGGGGGTCGAACAGGCGCCCCGGCAGGCGCTGACGAGGGGCGCCGTGGTCACTGAGGTCGCCTCTCGTCCCGGGCCGATCGTCCAGCGCGGGCCGTCCGTCCCCGCGACCCGGGCGCCTCAGGCGTCCGCCCCGTCCACGGCCGTGGCGCACACAGGCCCCGCCTACCCCCGGATCGACCCCGACTCGCCGTTCCAGCTCCCCCCGTTCGAGCTGCTGGAGCCCTCCTCGCCGGCGCCCGTGCAGGAACACGAGGCGCAGGTGCACGCCCGCGCGATGCTCCTGGAGCGGACCCTGCTCGACTTCGGCTTCCAGGTCCGGGTGGTCCAGATCGACACCGGGCCGGTCATCACCCAGTTCGAGATCGAGCTGGAGGCGGGCCTGCGGGTCTCGCGGGTCGCGAGCCTGGCGGACGACCTGGCCATCGCCCTGGCGGTGCAGACCGTCCGCATCGTCGCGCCGATCCCGGGCAAGACCACCGTCGGCATCGAGGTCCCCAACGAGCATCGGACGATGGTCCGGCTCGGCGAGGTGATCGAGGGGGTCGCGGCCTCCAGCGGCAAGACCCGCATCCCCCTGTTCCTGGGCAAGGACGTCAAGGGGACGCCGATGGCGTTCGACATGGCCGACATGCCCCACCTCCTGATCGCCGGCCGGACCGGCACCGGCAAGTCGGTCTGCCTGAACGCGATGATCCTCTCGATCCTGATGACCCGTCGGCCGGACGAGGTCAAGATGATCATGATCGACCCCAAGGTGGTGGAGCTGTCCCAGTTCAAGAAGATCCCCCACCTGATGCACCCGGTCGTCACCGACATGAAGAAGGCCGAGTCCATCCTGGCCTGGGCCTGCGACAAGATGGACGAGCGCTACGGCTACCTCGCCCGCGCCGGGGTGCGGAACATCGCGTCGTTCAACGCGCTGGGGCCCGACGAGATCCTCTCCCGGATGCAGCCCGAGGACGACGAGGAGGCGCAGCGGATCCCGACGTTCATGCCCTACATCGTCATCGTCGCCGACGAGATCGCCGAGCTGATGATGACCGCCGGCAAGGAGGTCGAGCAGCACATCGTCCGGCTCGCGCAGAAGTCGCGGGCGGTGGGGATGCACCTGATCCTGGCGACCCAGAAGCCGACCGTCGACGTCGTCACGGGCCTCATCAAGGGGAACATGCCGGCTCGGATCGCGTTCCAGGTCGCAAGCCGGAGCGACTCGCGGGTCGTGCTCGACGAGATGGGCGCCGACAAGCTGCTGGGCAACGGCGACATGCTCTTCCTGATCCCCGGCACCTCGCAGATCGTCCGGGCCCAGGGGACCTACGTCTCCGACGCCGAACTCAACCGGGTCACGGATTACCTCAGCCAGTACCCCGCCGAATACAGCCGCGAGATGATGCAGCTCAAGGTCGGCGGCGGACCATCCGGCAAGGACCGGGGCGCGGCGCTCAAGGAGCGGGACGACCTCTACGAACCGGCCATCGAGATCGTCATCCGCGAAGGCCGAGGCTCCTGCTCGCTCCTCCAGCGGGCGCTCGGCATCGGCTACGGCCGCGCCTCGCGGCTCATCGACTTCATGGCCGAGGACGGCATCGTCGGCGAGTTCAAGAGCGGCTCCGCCCGCGAGGTTCTCTACACCTGGGAGGACTGGGAGGCCATGAAGGGGAACGGCCCCGGCGGCGACGAGGCCGGCGACTCCAACGGCGCCGCCGCCTGA
- the aroF gene encoding 3-deoxy-7-phosphoheptulonate synthase, with the protein MIIVLKPHASPEVMAHVLERIEALGLTPHLSQGVSRTVIGVIGDEEKLQVEPLQAIPGVEQVVPILKPFKLASREFHQDDSVFDVKGVKIGGGHLAMIAGPCAIEGEDLLYETAVKVREAGANILRGGAFKPRTSPYSFQGLGEEGLRILRRVGDSLNMPVVTEVMDPRQVELVAKYTDMFQIGARNMQNFDLLKEVGKVKLPVLIKRGMSATVKDLLMSAEYILAQGNREVILCERGIRTFEDSTRNTLDLSMVPNAKCLSHLPIIVDPSHATGRPELIPAMARASVAAGCDGVHVEVHTCPEKALSDGPQALLPEQYARLMDELRQLAGVLGKSIDVCEGVTV; encoded by the coding sequence ATGATCATCGTCCTGAAGCCCCACGCCTCGCCCGAGGTGATGGCTCACGTCCTGGAGCGGATCGAAGCGCTCGGACTCACGCCGCATCTCAGCCAGGGCGTCTCGCGTACCGTGATCGGAGTCATCGGCGACGAGGAGAAGCTGCAGGTCGAGCCGTTGCAGGCGATCCCCGGGGTCGAGCAGGTGGTGCCGATCCTCAAGCCGTTCAAGTTGGCCAGCCGGGAATTCCACCAGGACGACTCGGTTTTCGACGTGAAGGGGGTCAAGATCGGCGGCGGGCACCTGGCGATGATCGCCGGGCCGTGCGCGATCGAGGGCGAGGACCTGCTCTACGAGACCGCCGTGAAGGTCCGCGAGGCGGGCGCCAACATCCTCCGGGGCGGGGCCTTCAAGCCCCGGACCAGCCCCTACAGCTTCCAGGGGCTGGGCGAGGAAGGCCTGCGGATCCTCCGCCGGGTCGGCGACTCGCTCAACATGCCGGTCGTGACCGAGGTCATGGACCCGCGCCAGGTGGAACTGGTGGCGAAGTACACCGACATGTTCCAGATCGGCGCGCGGAACATGCAGAATTTCGACCTGCTGAAGGAAGTCGGCAAGGTCAAGCTGCCGGTCCTGATCAAGCGCGGGATGAGCGCGACGGTCAAGGACCTCCTGATGTCGGCCGAGTACATCCTGGCCCAGGGGAACCGCGAGGTCATCCTCTGCGAGCGCGGCATCCGCACCTTCGAGGACTCGACGCGGAACACGCTCGACCTGTCGATGGTCCCCAACGCCAAGTGCCTGAGCCACCTGCCGATCATCGTCGACCCCAGCCACGCGACCGGGAGGCCGGAGCTGATCCCGGCCATGGCCCGGGCGTCGGTGGCGGCCGGCTGCGACGGCGTCCACGTCGAGGTGCACACCTGCCCCGAGAAGGCGCTCTCCGACGGGCCCCAGGCGCTCCTCCCCGAACAATACGCCCGCCTCATGGACGAGCTGCGTCAGCTCGCCGGGGTGCTGGGCAAGTCGATCGACGTCTGCGAAGGAGTGACGGTCTGA
- a CDS encoding TlpA disulfide reductase family protein, whose translation MRRLGYAAALAVWLGAGSSATRAADLSPQKMLEIKPTQQSGVDYETPADQAGIDACKVETVTDAQKRAVGYALRDGQGKLLRRFISTNGGKSLTQWSYYQDGFEVYRESDVDGDRRLDECRWMNTGGTRIAVVQGNKIVGWKRLSAEEATKVAVQALSAGDASLVDSLVATSEELTAAGLPKEVVARVASAPEKRAEQVAALTAALKAGGEKLAWNRFDGAMPHAIPADPEVGVAKDLVLYENAMIFTSAPAAAGAQPAKLSMLQVPELIQLGEVWKFVELPRSVDPEKPVVAAAAGIRASLYETVGGAGPGGHDEAMEAPLRALAEFDKANNAAILGGDKREVAQFHLKRIPLLKAVADAAGDAEEKLSYNKQSVDSLVSAYQTGVYPKGREALDAVVKAGGPLASYASYRLIGADFVMRNEEPNGNFVANQKKWMGDLEEFLKLFPKADEASEVWLQLGSSNEFNAEEDKAREDYKKLVEDFPETLAGKKAAGALRRLDLEGKSFSIKGDGADGTTVDTAAISGKTVLVVFWASWGGQSVRRELPDLIKIAEKNADKGFQIVGVCLDNDKADLEAFQKEHNLPWPQIFEPNGIDGRLAVEYGIISLPTMFLVDAQGKVVNRNLRSASEVERQLEKTLAAKPAGVALGVK comes from the coding sequence ATGCGGAGACTCGGATACGCGGCGGCCTTGGCGGTCTGGTTGGGGGCGGGTTCGTCCGCGACCCGCGCCGCCGACCTCTCGCCGCAGAAGATGCTGGAGATCAAGCCGACGCAGCAGAGCGGCGTCGATTACGAGACGCCCGCCGACCAGGCCGGGATCGACGCCTGCAAGGTGGAGACGGTGACCGACGCCCAGAAGCGGGCCGTCGGCTACGCCCTGCGCGACGGCCAGGGGAAGCTGCTGCGCCGGTTCATCAGCACCAACGGCGGCAAGAGCCTGACCCAGTGGAGCTACTACCAGGACGGCTTCGAGGTCTATCGCGAGAGCGACGTCGACGGCGACCGCCGTCTCGACGAGTGCCGCTGGATGAACACCGGCGGCACCCGGATCGCCGTCGTCCAGGGGAACAAGATCGTCGGCTGGAAGCGACTCTCGGCCGAGGAAGCCACCAAGGTCGCCGTCCAGGCCCTGTCGGCCGGCGACGCCTCGCTGGTCGACTCCCTGGTCGCCACGTCTGAGGAACTGACCGCCGCCGGGCTCCCCAAGGAGGTCGTCGCCCGGGTCGCCTCCGCCCCGGAGAAGCGGGCCGAGCAGGTCGCGGCCCTGACCGCCGCGCTGAAGGCCGGGGGCGAGAAGCTCGCCTGGAACCGGTTCGACGGCGCGATGCCCCACGCCATCCCCGCCGACCCCGAGGTGGGGGTCGCCAAGGACCTGGTGCTCTATGAGAACGCCATGATCTTCACGAGCGCCCCGGCCGCCGCCGGCGCCCAGCCCGCCAAGCTCTCGATGCTCCAGGTCCCCGAGCTGATCCAGCTCGGCGAGGTCTGGAAGTTCGTCGAGCTGCCCCGCTCCGTCGACCCCGAGAAGCCGGTGGTCGCCGCCGCCGCGGGCATCCGCGCCTCGCTCTACGAGACCGTCGGCGGCGCCGGCCCCGGCGGCCACGACGAGGCCATGGAGGCCCCCCTCCGCGCCCTGGCCGAGTTCGACAAGGCCAACAACGCCGCCATCCTCGGCGGCGACAAGCGCGAGGTCGCCCAGTTCCACCTCAAGCGGATCCCGCTCCTGAAGGCCGTCGCCGACGCCGCCGGCGACGCCGAGGAGAAGCTCAGCTACAACAAGCAGTCGGTCGACAGCCTCGTCTCCGCCTATCAGACCGGCGTCTATCCCAAGGGCCGCGAGGCGCTCGACGCCGTCGTCAAGGCCGGCGGCCCCCTCGCCTCCTACGCCTCCTACCGCCTGATCGGCGCCGACTTCGTCATGCGCAACGAGGAGCCCAACGGCAACTTCGTCGCCAACCAGAAGAAGTGGATGGGAGACCTGGAGGAGTTCCTCAAGCTGTTCCCCAAGGCCGACGAGGCGTCCGAGGTCTGGCTCCAGCTCGGCAGCTCCAACGAGTTCAACGCCGAGGAGGACAAGGCCCGCGAGGATTACAAGAAGCTCGTCGAGGACTTCCCCGAGACCCTCGCCGGCAAGAAGGCCGCCGGCGCGCTGCGGCGGCTGGACCTCGAAGGCAAGTCGTTCTCCATCAAGGGCGACGGGGCCGACGGGACCACCGTCGACACCGCCGCGATCTCGGGCAAGACGGTCCTCGTGGTCTTCTGGGCCTCGTGGGGCGGCCAGTCGGTCCGCCGCGAACTCCCCGACCTGATCAAGATCGCCGAGAAGAACGCCGACAAGGGCTTCCAGATCGTCGGCGTCTGCCTCGACAACGACAAGGCCGACCTCGAAGCCTTCCAGAAGGAGCACAACCTCCCCTGGCCCCAGATCTTCGAGCCCAACGGCATCGACGGCCGCCTCGCCGTCGAATACGGGATCATCTCGCTGCCGACGATGTTCCTGGTCGACGCCCAGGGCAAGGTCGTCAACCGCAACCTCCGCTCCGCGTCCGAGGTCGAGCGCCAGCTCGAAAAGACCCTCGCCGCCAAGCCCGCCGGCGTCGCCCTCGGCGTCAAGTAA
- the tpiA gene encoding triose-phosphate isomerase translates to MRTLLIAGNWKLNPTTAEAAALLADGVKQGLGSATDVHVALAPPFVFLTKVDQVLEGSPIGLAAQDLYWENNGAFTGEVSGPMLVDVGCTHVIIGHSERRHGQGETSGQVNAKLKAALAAKLIPIVCIGETKDERLAEKTEEVLLEQLVGSLAGLSPEEMAGVVLAYEPVWAIGTGLTASPEQAQAVHAFIRNWLTQTFGAATAGRVVVQYGGSVKPDNAAELLGQPDIDGALVGGAALKAGDFLGIIKAGQDVMARGK, encoded by the coding sequence ATGCGCACGCTGCTGATCGCCGGCAACTGGAAGCTCAACCCCACCACGGCCGAGGCCGCCGCCTTGCTCGCCGACGGGGTCAAGCAGGGCCTCGGCTCGGCGACCGACGTCCACGTGGCGCTCGCCCCTCCCTTCGTCTTCCTGACCAAGGTCGACCAGGTGCTGGAAGGCTCGCCGATCGGGCTGGCCGCCCAGGACCTGTACTGGGAGAACAACGGCGCGTTCACCGGCGAGGTGTCGGGCCCGATGCTCGTCGACGTCGGCTGCACCCACGTCATCATCGGCCACTCCGAGCGGCGGCACGGCCAGGGCGAGACCAGCGGCCAGGTCAACGCCAAGCTCAAGGCGGCCCTGGCCGCCAAGCTGATCCCCATCGTCTGCATCGGCGAGACCAAGGACGAACGGCTCGCCGAGAAGACCGAGGAGGTCCTGCTGGAGCAGCTCGTCGGCTCGCTCGCCGGGCTCTCGCCGGAAGAGATGGCCGGCGTCGTCCTGGCCTACGAGCCGGTCTGGGCGATCGGCACCGGCCTGACCGCCTCGCCCGAGCAGGCCCAGGCGGTCCACGCCTTCATCCGCAACTGGCTGACGCAGACCTTCGGCGCGGCGACGGCCGGCCGGGTCGTCGTCCAGTATGGGGGGAGCGTCAAGCCCGACAACGCCGCCGAGCTGCTGGGCCAGCCGGACATCGACGGCGCCCTGGTCGGCGGCGCCGCCCTCAAGGCCGGCGACTTCCTCGGCATCATCAAGGCGGGCCAGGACGTCATGGCGCGCGGCAAGTAA
- the secG gene encoding preprotein translocase subunit SecG: MGVLTSIFNTLLVLLSLFLICLVLIQRGKGGGLAGAFGGAGGSSAFGTKAGDTFTRITIVTASIWILMTMLLVILTSNQQGSSIFDDAPTSLTRDLTPKTDVPPVPSPVDGAAAAASPASAEAAAPTAPAENVPAIPPTSNFPLTPGNEPPPTPK; the protein is encoded by the coding sequence GTGGGTGTACTGACCTCCATCTTCAACACGCTCCTGGTCCTCCTCTCGCTGTTCCTGATCTGCCTGGTCCTGATCCAGCGCGGCAAGGGGGGCGGCCTGGCCGGCGCCTTCGGCGGCGCGGGGGGCTCCAGCGCCTTCGGCACCAAGGCCGGCGACACCTTCACCCGCATCACCATCGTCACGGCCTCGATCTGGATCCTCATGACGATGCTGCTGGTGATCCTCACCAGCAACCAGCAGGGCTCCTCCATCTTCGACGACGCGCCGACGTCGCTCACTCGCGACCTGACCCCCAAGACCGACGTCCCTCCCGTCCCGTCCCCGGTCGACGGGGCCGCCGCCGCGGCCTCCCCCGCATCCGCCGAGGCCGCCGCGCCGACCGCCCCCGCCGAGAACGTCCCGGCGATCCCGCCGACCAGCAACTTCCCGCTCACCCCCGGCAACGAGCCGCCGCCGACCCCCAAGTAA
- the gmk gene encoding guanylate kinase — protein MNSEKAGKLDWNSLPGRLVVLSGASGAGKSTLIDRVIERVGPKVRRSISATTRAPREGEVPGRDYFFVSPQEFEALRDDLLESAEVHGATYGTPAEPVRKALAEGACVVLVIDVQGGFQVRSKVPNALLVFVQAPSLEVLEQRLRARGADDDATIARRLTNARYEIEAARGYDVQLVNDDLESCVDALAATLAPDPCGDGIDHD, from the coding sequence GTGAACTCCGAGAAGGCGGGCAAGCTGGACTGGAACTCGCTCCCCGGGCGCCTGGTCGTCCTGTCGGGGGCGTCGGGAGCCGGCAAGAGCACGCTCATCGACCGCGTCATCGAACGCGTGGGGCCGAAGGTCCGCCGTTCGATCTCCGCGACCACCCGCGCCCCTCGCGAGGGGGAAGTGCCGGGCCGGGACTACTTCTTCGTCTCCCCCCAGGAATTCGAAGCCCTCCGCGACGACCTCCTGGAATCGGCCGAGGTCCACGGCGCCACCTACGGCACCCCGGCCGAGCCGGTCCGCAAGGCCCTGGCCGAAGGGGCCTGCGTCGTCCTGGTCATCGACGTCCAGGGGGGCTTCCAGGTGCGGTCCAAGGTCCCCAACGCCCTCCTCGTCTTCGTGCAGGCCCCCTCGCTGGAAGTCCTGGAGCAACGGCTTCGGGCGCGCGGGGCCGACGACGACGCGACCATCGCCCGGCGGCTGACGAACGCCCGCTATGAGATCGAAGCCGCCCGGGGCTACGACGTCCAACTCGTGAACGACGACCTCGAATCGTGCGTCGACGCACTCGCCGCGACGCTCGCGCCTGACCCTTGTGGAGACGGGATCGACCATGATTGA
- a CDS encoding DUF3999 family protein, with protein MTATLAARIRPGLLVVLALAATGAAADSRLRFTRDLAREGRGDAVLVAPLDAPVFAEARDGFPDLRVYDDRGGEVPYDLERAVWRRTVSAHEPAASRVVSLEVVEGEAIEIVVKLDDDAPEPDGATVRTPLNDFERRVRVLGSADGRTWTPLVDDARIFDYSRFMDVRDVDVPFPPRGFRWFKLIVEREADESRSPYYELSRSRIEGERERRTEVERILRRPFRIDRIDLFRTVERTTEEEPAMIRDQLDVLKVETDRRERVTRIDVAGGRLPLLRLALRTSSRNFNRPARVLAPAPGGAIERWAEIGRGTLYLYQIEGFRREHLALDVVESRADRLRIIIDDGDNPPLDVLGVDGDRADLRLAFIGEEGRTYRLAYGSDALDPPRYDAAAVLAALGPRHPRETVALGPPIPNADHRPSSRPWGDGATWLTLALILMTAVLAWAVVQAVRRVDKAPTDDFDG; from the coding sequence ATGACCGCGACCCTCGCCGCGCGAATCCGCCCCGGGCTCCTCGTCGTCCTGGCCCTCGCCGCGACCGGGGCGGCGGCCGACTCCCGGCTGCGTTTCACCCGAGACCTGGCGCGAGAGGGGCGCGGCGACGCCGTCCTGGTCGCCCCGCTCGACGCCCCCGTCTTCGCCGAGGCCCGCGACGGCTTCCCCGATCTCCGCGTGTACGACGACCGAGGGGGAGAGGTCCCCTACGACCTGGAACGCGCCGTCTGGCGCCGGACCGTCTCCGCGCACGAGCCGGCCGCCTCCCGCGTCGTCTCGCTGGAGGTCGTCGAGGGCGAGGCGATCGAGATCGTCGTGAAGCTCGACGACGACGCCCCCGAGCCCGACGGCGCGACCGTGCGGACTCCCCTGAACGACTTCGAACGCCGGGTGCGCGTCCTCGGCTCGGCCGACGGCCGAACGTGGACGCCACTGGTCGACGACGCCCGCATCTTCGACTACTCCCGCTTCATGGACGTCCGCGACGTCGACGTCCCGTTCCCCCCCCGAGGCTTCCGCTGGTTCAAGCTGATCGTCGAGCGCGAGGCCGACGAGTCGCGATCCCCCTATTACGAATTGAGCCGGAGCCGCATCGAAGGCGAGCGCGAGCGCCGAACGGAGGTCGAGAGAATCCTCCGGCGCCCCTTCCGCATCGATCGGATCGACCTCTTTCGGACCGTCGAGCGGACGACCGAGGAGGAGCCGGCGATGATCCGGGACCAGCTCGACGTCCTCAAGGTGGAGACCGACCGCCGCGAGCGGGTGACGCGGATCGACGTGGCGGGAGGGCGGTTGCCGCTGCTCCGCCTGGCCCTCCGCACGTCGAGCCGGAACTTCAACCGCCCGGCGCGGGTCCTGGCCCCGGCCCCGGGGGGCGCGATCGAGCGCTGGGCCGAGATCGGCCGGGGGACGCTCTACCTCTATCAAATCGAGGGGTTCCGCCGCGAGCACCTGGCCCTGGACGTCGTCGAGAGCCGGGCCGACCGCCTGCGGATCATCATCGACGACGGCGACAACCCGCCGCTCGACGTGCTGGGCGTCGACGGCGACCGCGCCGACCTCCGCCTGGCCTTCATCGGCGAGGAGGGCCGGACCTATCGCCTGGCCTACGGCTCCGACGCCCTCGACCCCCCCCGATACGACGCCGCCGCCGTCCTCGCCGCCCTCGGCCCCCGCCACCCCCGCGAAACCGTCGCCCTCGGCCCGCCGATCCCCAACGCCGACCACCGCCCCTCGTCCCGACCCTGGGGCGACGGCGCGACCTGGCTGACCCTCGCCCTGATCCTCATGACGGCCGTCCTCGCCTGGGCGGTCGTCCAGGCCGTGCGCCGGGTGGACAAGGCGCCGACGGATGATTTCGACGGCTGA
- a CDS encoding DNA-directed RNA polymerase subunit omega, translating to MIEELKEEEIVNKVGGRFKLSTLIQKRMIALNQGARPLIDGRGLDKISMVIQEIMQDKIYLDMSGNLLTNEPTEDYEADGGTVDLTQSAE from the coding sequence ATGATTGAAGAGCTGAAGGAAGAAGAGATCGTCAACAAGGTGGGCGGCCGGTTCAAGCTCTCGACCCTGATCCAGAAGCGGATGATCGCCCTGAATCAGGGCGCGCGACCGCTGATCGACGGGCGAGGCCTGGACAAGATCTCGATGGTGATCCAGGAGATCATGCAGGACAAGATCTACCTGGACATGTCCGGCAACCTCCTCACCAACGAGCCGACCGAGGACTACGAGGCCGACGGCGGGACCGTTGACCTTACCCAGTCGGCAGAATGA